In Granulicatella elegans, one genomic interval encodes:
- a CDS encoding amino acid ABC transporter permease — translation MFNLKLAIHSLSFVLSGLQYTLGIAGVSFIFGTILGFMLVLMKRSDIRVLRMIANFHVSFMRGTPTLVFLFLLYFGLPYLKIQLPAIVCAILCFSIASSAYICEVLRSSIDAVDYGQWEASTSLGLNYFQTLRRVIVPQAVRISVPPLSNVLLDMIKGTSLVAMITVPDIFQNAKIVGGREFDYMTMYILVALIYWSICLVFEQGQKILEKSLSLY, via the coding sequence TTGTTTAATCTTAAGTTAGCGATTCATAGTCTTTCCTTTGTATTAAGTGGTTTACAATATACATTAGGAATTGCTGGAGTAAGTTTTATTTTTGGAACGATCTTAGGGTTCATGCTTGTATTAATGAAACGATCGGACATAAGAGTTTTAAGAATGATTGCTAATTTCCATGTTTCTTTTATGAGAGGAACTCCTACATTAGTATTTTTATTCTTATTATATTTTGGATTACCTTATTTAAAAATTCAACTCCCAGCTATAGTCTGTGCAATCTTATGCTTCAGTATTGCAAGTAGTGCATATATTTGTGAAGTTTTACGATCTTCTATTGATGCAGTGGACTATGGACAATGGGAAGCTTCTACTTCCTTGGGATTGAATTATTTCCAAACATTAAGAAGAGTTATTGTTCCTCAAGCAGTTAGAATTTCAGTACCTCCTTTAAGTAATGTTTTATTAGATATGATAAAAGGAACGTCGTTGGTAGCGATGATTACGGTTCCTGATATTTTTCAAAACGCTAAAATTGTTGGAGGTCGAGAATTCGATTATATGACGATGTATATTTTAGTCGCATTAATTTACTGGAGTATCTGTTTAGTGTTTGAACAAGGTCAGAAAATTTTAGAAAAAAGTTTATCATTATATTAG
- a CDS encoding transporter substrate-binding domain-containing protein produces the protein MNTWLKLGAVAATLLLGACSTSTSTTTSKGTVSQAQKNWNAIEKAGKIKVATAGTLYPQSFHTDKDNSLTGYDVEIVKEVAKRLKLEVEFTEMGVDGMLTALDSGQVDIANYSIEDGAKNIDKYLRTEPHKYSFTSMVVRESDNSGISSWADVKGKKAAGAASTNYMKLAKKLGAELVIYDNVTNDVYMSDLVNGRTDVIINDYYLQKIAVAFGKDTFPIKINEGVFANPYSVSFSIKLGNDVIQQKFNEALKSMKEDGTLTEISKTFFAGEDVTQPKDLKLEKIDFSDVE, from the coding sequence ATGAATACATGGCTTAAACTAGGTGCAGTTGCTGCAACATTATTGTTAGGAGCTTGCTCAACTTCAACAAGTACTACTACAAGCAAGGGTACTGTATCACAAGCTCAAAAAAATTGGAATGCAATTGAAAAAGCAGGAAAGATTAAAGTTGCAACAGCAGGTACTTTATATCCACAATCATTCCATACAGATAAAGACAACTCTTTAACGGGTTATGATGTTGAGATTGTAAAAGAAGTAGCTAAACGATTAAAATTAGAAGTTGAATTCACTGAAATGGGTGTTGACGGTATGTTAACTGCTTTAGATAGCGGTCAAGTGGATATTGCCAATTATTCAATTGAAGATGGGGCAAAAAATATTGATAAATATTTACGTACTGAACCTCATAAATATTCATTTACATCAATGGTAGTTCGTGAAAGCGACAATTCAGGAATTTCTTCTTGGGCTGATGTAAAAGGGAAAAAAGCTGCAGGTGCTGCAAGTACAAACTATATGAAACTTGCTAAAAAATTAGGTGCAGAATTAGTCATCTATGACAATGTTACAAATGATGTTTATATGTCTGATTTAGTAAATGGTCGTACAGATGTTATTATCAATGACTATTACTTACAAAAAATTGCTGTAGCATTCGGTAAAGATACTTTCCCAATTAAAATTAACGAAGGTGTTTTCGCAAACCCATATAGCGTAAGCTTCTCTATAAAATTAGGAAATGACGTTATCCAACAAAAATTCAATGAAGCATTAAAATCAATGAAAGAAGATGGAACTTTAACAGAAATTTCTAAAACATTCTTTGCTGGGGAAGATGTAACTCAACCAAAAGACTTGAAATTAGAAAAAATTGATTTTTCTGATGTAGAATAA
- the uvrC gene encoding excinuclease ABC subunit UvrC, which yields MASELIEEKLKQLPDLPGCYLMKNQEDEIIYIGKAKNLKNRVRSYFRGAHNTKTEKLVSEIHHFEFIVTKTNKESLLLEINLIKKYQPYYNIKLKQGTMYPYLKITNERDPQLVITSNVEKDGGMYFGPYPNVYAATETQQLIQKIYPLRKCGKNETRACFYYHLGQCIGCCDHEVSPEIYQQQKKKIQRFLEGNVKEIKQDLQKKMDEASEQLEFERAIDYRNQIQYIETTVEKQHIMSQDFTNRDVFSFHMDRGWISIQVFLLRQSTIIKREAALFPIYNAAEEELTSFIVQFYQEQNHILPKEILVPEEIDKELLSEVLEVKVLTPQRGSKKRMLDLATQNSEVALFEKFKIDENSQQKTLGAVEQLRQALDLSRLSVIESFDHSNIQGTNPVSAMVVYRDGKPEKKSYRKFNIKTVEGSHEFLTTQEVVRRRYSRLLKEQKPLPDLILMDGGKVQMRAALEVLKDELGLSIPIAGMVKDEKHKTAHLLYGEEYEQIELDPTSHAFHLLQRIQEEVHRYAITFHRQVRSKHAFSSILDEIEGVGPKTRTKLLQHFKTMKGIKEATVEEIQKLGISEKVAKRIKESV from the coding sequence ATGGCAAGTGAATTAATTGAAGAAAAGTTAAAACAATTGCCTGATTTACCAGGATGTTACTTGATGAAGAATCAAGAGGATGAAATTATTTATATTGGTAAGGCAAAAAACTTAAAAAATCGAGTACGCTCCTATTTCCGTGGAGCACATAATACTAAAACTGAAAAATTAGTGAGTGAAATTCATCATTTTGAATTTATTGTCACAAAAACTAATAAAGAATCGTTATTATTAGAAATTAATTTAATTAAGAAATACCAACCTTATTACAATATTAAATTAAAACAAGGAACGATGTATCCTTATTTAAAAATTACAAATGAGCGAGATCCTCAACTAGTGATTACAAGTAATGTTGAAAAAGATGGGGGCATGTATTTTGGACCTTATCCGAATGTTTATGCTGCAACAGAAACGCAACAGCTCATTCAAAAAATTTATCCATTAAGAAAATGTGGAAAAAATGAAACACGTGCTTGTTTCTATTACCATTTAGGACAATGTATTGGTTGTTGTGACCATGAAGTTTCACCAGAAATTTATCAACAACAAAAGAAAAAAATTCAACGTTTTCTTGAAGGTAATGTAAAAGAAATTAAGCAAGATTTGCAAAAGAAAATGGATGAAGCTTCAGAACAATTAGAGTTTGAACGAGCCATTGATTACAGAAATCAAATTCAATATATTGAAACAACAGTAGAAAAACAGCATATTATGTCTCAAGACTTTACAAATCGGGATGTATTCTCATTCCATATGGATAGAGGTTGGATTTCTATTCAAGTCTTTTTACTTAGACAATCCACAATTATCAAGAGAGAAGCAGCATTATTTCCAATTTACAATGCGGCTGAAGAGGAATTAACGTCATTTATTGTTCAGTTTTATCAAGAACAAAATCATATTTTACCTAAAGAAATATTAGTTCCAGAAGAAATTGATAAGGAATTATTATCTGAAGTATTAGAAGTCAAAGTATTAACCCCTCAAAGAGGATCGAAGAAGCGAATGCTTGATTTAGCGACACAAAATAGTGAAGTAGCTTTATTTGAAAAATTCAAGATTGATGAGAATAGTCAGCAAAAAACTTTAGGTGCGGTGGAACAATTACGACAAGCACTTGATTTAAGCCGTTTAAGCGTGATTGAGTCATTTGACCACTCGAATATTCAAGGGACAAATCCTGTATCAGCAATGGTCGTTTATCGAGACGGGAAACCGGAGAAGAAAAGTTATCGAAAATTCAACATAAAAACGGTAGAAGGGAGTCATGAATTTTTAACGACACAAGAAGTCGTTAGAAGACGATATTCAAGATTATTAAAAGAACAGAAACCTTTACCGGATTTAATTTTGATGGATGGTGGAAAAGTTCAGATGAGAGCTGCCCTGGAAGTTTTAAAAGATGAACTTGGCTTATCAATTCCGATTGCAGGAATGGTAAAGGATGAGAAACATAAGACCGCTCATTTGCTTTACGGAGAAGAGTATGAACAAATCGAACTAGATCCAACGAGTCATGCTTTTCATTTATTGCAACGAATTCAAGAGGAAGTCCATCGATATGCGATTACGTTTCATCGTCAGGTACGAAGTAAACATGCTTTTTCTTCGATACTTGATGAGATTGAAGGAGTTGGACCGAAGACTCGTACGAAATTATTACAGCATTTTAAAACGATGAAGGGAATTAAGGAGGCGACAGTCGAGGAGATTCAAAAACTGGGGATTTCTGAGAAAGTGGCGAAGCGTATCAAAGAATCAGTTTAG
- a CDS encoding iron-containing alcohol dehydrogenase — MELGIRNFTFRNPTKILFGKNRIKDIDGEIPKDAKVLILYGGGSVKQNGAFDRAVQALGNRKWDEFGGIEANPTYETLIKAVARVKEEGFTYLLAIGGGSVIDGTKFVAAASVFDGNPLDMFRGGFGKGLPVTKAVPFGTILTLPATASEMNSGAVITFVALKAKVSFRPDVTFPQFSVLEPELTYTLPKRQLVNGVLDTFIHTMENYLTYPVDAKLQDRYAEGILQTLIEIAPTVIDEDNHDFAARANFMWCATNALNGTISAGVPTDWATHALGHEITLNHGIDHGRTLSIVLPAMMKVRKEQKWDKLIQYGKRVWDLSGTPEEIVNRAIEKTEEFFASLGAPIRFKDVSLDESVIEALVEGLGRHEKIHLSEHHNLELEDARIIYHTAL, encoded by the coding sequence ATGGAATTAGGAATTCGTAATTTTACATTTAGAAACCCAACAAAAATTTTATTTGGAAAAAATCGTATTAAGGATATTGATGGAGAAATTCCAAAAGATGCAAAAGTATTAATTTTATACGGTGGAGGTTCTGTTAAACAAAATGGAGCTTTTGACCGTGCTGTACAAGCGTTAGGGAATCGCAAATGGGATGAGTTTGGAGGAATCGAAGCAAACCCAACATACGAAACATTAATTAAGGCTGTTGCACGTGTAAAAGAAGAAGGGTTTACATACTTACTAGCGATTGGTGGTGGTTCTGTCATTGATGGAACAAAGTTTGTAGCTGCAGCAAGTGTTTTTGATGGAAATCCATTAGATATGTTTAGAGGTGGATTTGGGAAAGGACTTCCTGTTACGAAAGCTGTTCCATTTGGAACGATTTTAACATTACCTGCAACTGCTTCAGAAATGAATAGTGGTGCAGTGATTACCTTTGTAGCATTAAAAGCAAAAGTTAGTTTTAGACCAGATGTTACATTCCCTCAGTTTTCAGTACTAGAACCTGAATTAACGTATACATTACCAAAACGTCAATTAGTTAATGGCGTATTAGATACATTTATTCATACGATGGAAAATTATTTAACTTATCCTGTAGATGCAAAATTACAAGATCGTTATGCAGAAGGGATTTTACAAACATTAATTGAAATTGCCCCAACTGTCATTGATGAGGATAATCATGACTTTGCTGCAAGAGCGAACTTTATGTGGTGTGCTACAAATGCATTAAATGGAACCATTTCTGCAGGAGTACCGACAGACTGGGCAACTCATGCATTAGGACATGAAATTACATTAAATCATGGAATTGACCATGGACGTACATTATCGATTGTGTTACCAGCAATGATGAAAGTTCGTAAAGAACAAAAATGGGACAAACTCATTCAATATGGAAAACGAGTGTGGGATTTATCAGGAACACCAGAAGAAATTGTAAATAGAGCGATTGAAAAAACAGAAGAATTCTTTGCATCATTAGGTGCACCGATTCGATTTAAAGATGTTTCATTAGATGAATCAGTTATTGAGGCATTAGTGGAAGGATTAGGTCGTCACGAGAAAATTCATTTATCAGAGCATCATAATTTAGAATTAGAAGATGCAAGAATCATTTATCATACTGCATTATAG
- a CDS encoding glycosyltransferase family 4 protein, with the protein MLTINMLTRADSVKGQGVLSATEEQINLVTEGLKDYQVVVNQLKTYDITHIHTINPDFLIKSVITRQNRPMIASVHFLPETLEKSISLPRPLKELFYKYVLQFYKQADYLVTVNPRFIEDLEHYGISKEKITYIPNFVSRDTFYKITDRSKAALRESFGLDPNKFTVVSAGQLQMRKGVLEFIDLAKKMPDIQFVWAGDFAFKGISEGRKEIMEHMDELPGNVHFLGLVERERMNEFFNMGDVMLQLSFEELFPMTILESMNANIPLLLRDLREYRPILFDYYLKGNSQVQFQEILRQLQQDEAFYQEACEKSRKGEQFYSKENVLQQWQAFYDKVAVENHLK; encoded by the coding sequence ATGTTAACGATCAATATGCTTACACGAGCAGATAGTGTAAAAGGACAAGGTGTTCTATCTGCTACAGAAGAACAAATTAATCTCGTAACAGAAGGTTTAAAAGACTATCAAGTCGTTGTGAATCAATTAAAAACTTACGATATTACTCATATTCATACAATTAATCCAGATTTTTTAATTAAATCTGTTATCACAAGACAAAATCGTCCAATGATTGCTTCTGTTCATTTTTTACCGGAAACTTTAGAAAAAAGTATTTCCTTGCCTCGTCCCTTAAAAGAATTGTTTTATAAATATGTTCTTCAATTTTATAAACAAGCAGATTATTTAGTAACCGTTAATCCACGTTTTATTGAAGATTTAGAACATTATGGTATTTCAAAAGAAAAAATCACTTATATTCCAAATTTTGTATCACGTGATACTTTTTATAAAATTACTGATCGTTCAAAAGCAGCTCTTCGAGAATCTTTTGGATTAGATCCAAATAAATTTACCGTTGTATCTGCTGGACAATTACAGATGAGAAAAGGTGTTTTAGAATTTATTGATTTAGCGAAAAAAATGCCTGATATCCAATTTGTTTGGGCAGGTGACTTTGCATTCAAAGGGATTTCTGAAGGTCGAAAAGAAATTATGGAACATATGGATGAATTACCAGGTAATGTTCATTTCTTAGGACTTGTAGAAAGAGAACGAATGAATGAATTCTTTAATATGGGAGATGTGATGTTGCAACTTTCGTTTGAAGAGTTATTCCCTATGACGATTTTGGAATCTATGAACGCCAATATTCCCTTATTATTAAGAGATTTAAGAGAATATCGCCCTATTTTATTCGATTATTATTTAAAAGGAAATTCTCAAGTACAATTCCAAGAGATTTTACGTCAATTACAGCAAGATGAGGCTTTCTATCAAGAAGCTTGCGAAAAATCTAGAAAAGGAGAGCAATTTTACTCTAAAGAAAATGTACTCCAACAATGGCAAGCGTTTTATGATAAAGTAGCTGTTGAAAATCATTTAAAATAA
- a CDS encoding TVP38/TMEM64 family protein yields the protein MTETHIKQGKPLSPFAQKLLHASSIAGAIATVIFCIWAYQKGLFTSQEALSEYMQRAGIWGPPVFILLQVLQTVIPIIPGALTSIAGVYIYGMFIGNLYNYIGIIIGSIIAFHLARIYGQLFVKSMVNDSTYHRYIGWINRGNKFDYFFTFMMAFPVSPDDFLCMLAGLTKMSYKKFIIIILICKPITLAAYTYGLTAIIDYIWAFFK from the coding sequence ATGACTGAAACACATATTAAACAAGGTAAGCCTTTATCTCCCTTTGCACAAAAATTGCTGCATGCTTCTTCTATTGCTGGAGCAATTGCTACTGTTATCTTTTGTATTTGGGCGTATCAAAAAGGTTTATTTACTTCCCAAGAAGCACTTAGCGAATATATGCAACGTGCAGGCATTTGGGGACCACCTGTTTTCATCCTATTACAAGTTTTGCAAACCGTTATTCCGATTATCCCGGGTGCTTTAACAAGTATTGCTGGTGTCTATATTTATGGAATGTTTATAGGAAATCTCTACAACTATATCGGCATTATCATTGGTTCCATTATAGCTTTCCATTTAGCTCGAATTTACGGACAACTCTTTGTAAAATCAATGGTCAATGATAGTACGTATCATCGTTATATTGGATGGATAAATCGTGGAAATAAATTTGATTACTTTTTTACTTTCATGATGGCTTTTCCTGTTTCACCTGATGATTTCCTATGTATGCTTGCAGGTTTAACAAAAATGAGTTATAAAAAGTTCATCATCATTATTTTAATTTGTAAACCTATTACTTTAGCGGCATATACTTATGGATTAACTGCGATTATCGATTATATTTGGGCTTTTTTCAAATAA
- a CDS encoding serine hydrolase, giving the protein MKIKHILGFSFLMASLFCTSAILAEENVSTTKEATQETTVESEKTQEAEKIEQTTVAIPFREDVMDAIAEQGYGVDEYYRPESTIMVDADTGEIVFGSNIDQPWDPASISKMMTAYMAFEAMKEGKLSLNTIVTATEEDRAISTIGDISNNIIVAGVDYPIEELLYMMFYPSSNVATLMVARATGLTDTEFLDKMNAKFKEWGMENTKFNNASGAVASAFRGYYAPEGYNNNHYNQTTARDLAILAYHFLKDFPEITNFTKNPLITVMVGTPYEESFYTYNSSIPGMTQGFPGVDGFKTGSSPSAAFNHLLTAKQEETRFIQVILGVGSWEDKENSSFFKSQIGNGLLRKAFSEYETQTILKAGEHTIDGVKVQLDKDIKTLVRIGETPKYHLKEDKIVIDTDLPRITSKIEPLTYPVTIIPEEVKENKESKQNTTVEAKSELTINFEKFLLSLSDQPILLGAIIIGLACVISAIIVCIVFILKK; this is encoded by the coding sequence GTGAAAATTAAACATATTTTGGGATTTAGTTTCCTTATGGCTTCATTATTTTGTACAAGTGCTATTTTAGCGGAGGAAAATGTTTCTACTACAAAAGAAGCTACGCAAGAAACTACCGTAGAATCAGAAAAAACTCAAGAAGCTGAAAAAATTGAACAAACAACTGTTGCAATTCCATTTAGGGAAGATGTAATGGATGCTATAGCAGAACAAGGCTATGGTGTCGATGAATATTATAGACCAGAAAGTACCATTATGGTGGATGCTGATACGGGAGAGATTGTTTTTGGCAGTAATATTGACCAACCATGGGATCCAGCTAGTATTTCAAAAATGATGACGGCTTATATGGCGTTTGAAGCGATGAAAGAAGGCAAGTTATCTTTAAATACAATTGTCACTGCAACAGAAGAAGATCGAGCAATTTCCACGATTGGAGATATTAGTAATAATATTATTGTTGCTGGAGTAGATTATCCAATTGAAGAATTATTGTATATGATGTTTTATCCGTCTTCAAATGTTGCTACATTAATGGTGGCAAGAGCGACAGGTTTAACGGACACAGAATTTTTAGATAAGATGAACGCTAAATTTAAAGAATGGGGCATGGAGAATACAAAATTCAATAATGCTAGTGGGGCAGTTGCTTCTGCATTTAGAGGATACTATGCACCAGAGGGATATAATAACAATCATTATAATCAAACTACAGCAAGAGATTTAGCTATTTTAGCGTATCATTTCTTAAAAGATTTTCCAGAAATTACAAATTTTACGAAAAATCCTTTAATTACGGTTATGGTGGGAACACCTTATGAAGAATCATTTTACACTTATAACAGTTCGATTCCAGGAATGACTCAAGGCTTTCCAGGAGTAGATGGGTTTAAAACAGGTTCAAGTCCTAGTGCAGCATTTAACCATTTACTAACTGCTAAACAAGAAGAAACACGTTTTATTCAAGTTATTTTAGGAGTAGGATCTTGGGAAGATAAGGAGAATAGTTCTTTCTTCAAGAGCCAAATCGGAAATGGATTACTGAGAAAAGCTTTTTCTGAATATGAGACTCAAACAATTCTTAAAGCAGGAGAACATACGATTGATGGAGTGAAAGTTCAACTAGATAAAGATATTAAGACATTAGTTCGAATTGGTGAAACTCCTAAATATCATTTGAAGGAGGATAAGATTGTTATTGATACAGACCTTCCTCGTATTACTTCAAAAATAGAACCATTAACTTATCCTGTTACAATTATTCCAGAAGAAGTAAAAGAGAATAAAGAAAGTAAACAAAATACAACTGTGGAAGCTAAATCAGAATTAACGATTAATTTTGAAAAATTTTTATTAAGCCTTTCTGATCAGCCAATTTTATTAGGTGCAATTATTATTGGATTAGCTTGTGTTATTAGTGCCATTATTGTTTGTATTGTATTTATTTTAAAAAAATAA
- the guaC gene encoding GMP reductase, whose product MKVFDYEDIQLVPNKCIVNSRSECNTSVQLGKHTFKIPVVPANMQTIIDESVAEFLAENGYFYIMHRFDEEGRIPFIKKMHKKNLIASISVGVKPHEYEFIEELKEKNLIPDYITIDIAHGHANSVINMIGHIKKHLPDTFVIAGNVGTPEAVRELENAGADATKVGIGPGKVCITKIKTGFGTGGWQLAALRWCSKAARKPIIADGGIRTHGDIAKSIRFGATMVMIGSLFAGHEESPGKTVEINGERFKEYFGSASEFQKGERKNVEGKKIIVPYKGSLKDTLVEMQQDLQSSISYAGGSDLESIRKVDYVIVKNSIFNGDSI is encoded by the coding sequence ATGAAAGTTTTTGACTATGAAGATATTCAATTAGTACCGAATAAATGTATTGTAAATAGTCGTTCAGAATGCAATACAAGTGTTCAATTAGGAAAACACACTTTTAAAATCCCTGTAGTACCTGCTAATATGCAAACGATTATTGATGAATCAGTTGCAGAATTTCTAGCAGAAAATGGATATTTTTATATTATGCATCGGTTTGATGAAGAAGGAAGAATTCCATTTATTAAAAAAATGCATAAAAAAAATCTTATTGCTTCAATTAGTGTGGGTGTAAAACCTCATGAATATGAATTTATTGAAGAATTAAAAGAGAAAAATTTAATTCCGGATTATATTACCATTGATATTGCCCATGGACATGCTAATTCAGTTATTAATATGATTGGACATATTAAAAAACATTTACCAGATACTTTTGTCATTGCTGGAAATGTTGGTACACCAGAAGCCGTTCGTGAATTAGAAAATGCAGGAGCAGATGCGACAAAAGTGGGTATTGGACCTGGTAAAGTATGTATTACAAAAATTAAAACAGGATTTGGTACTGGTGGTTGGCAATTAGCAGCCCTTCGTTGGTGCTCAAAAGCAGCCCGTAAACCAATTATTGCGGATGGAGGAATTCGTACTCACGGGGATATTGCCAAATCAATTCGTTTTGGAGCTACAATGGTCATGATTGGTTCATTATTTGCTGGCCATGAAGAATCACCAGGTAAAACAGTTGAAATTAATGGAGAACGTTTCAAAGAATATTTCGGTAGTGCATCAGAATTCCAAAAAGGCGAACGCAAAAATGTTGAAGGTAAAAAAATCATTGTTCCTTATAAAGGTTCATTAAAGGATACTTTAGTAGAAATGCAACAAGATTTACAATCTTCTATTTCTTATGCGGGAGGTTCAGACTTAGAATCAATTCGTAAAGTGGATTACGTTATTGTTAAAAATTCAATTTTTAATGGAGATTCTATTTAA
- the ftsY gene encoding signal recognition particle-docking protein FtsY encodes MGLFDRIKRAFTGEDAVIKQQEQETSIIIDKYDQGMQKTRKSFSDHLNEFLADFRTIDEDFFDDLEETFISSDVGFEMTLAITDALRDEVRLQNAKNAHDVKQVIIEKMVDIYEKGEDNLATLAKAEGRPTVLLFVGVNGVGKTTTIGKIAWRLKQEGHSVLLAAGDTFRAGAIQQLEIWGERVGVPVVSGKEGGDPSSVVYDAIKKAKAENIDYLLIDTAGRLQNKVNLMKELEKMNRIISREIEKGADETLLVLDATTGQNALVQAKQFKETIDVTGLILTKLDGTAKGGVILSIRHEMNIPVKFIGLGEKMDDLQPFDSTQFIFGLVKDSLK; translated from the coding sequence ATGGGATTATTTGATCGTATTAAACGTGCCTTTACCGGTGAAGATGCTGTCATTAAACAGCAGGAACAAGAAACTTCGATTATTATTGATAAATATGACCAAGGAATGCAAAAAACTCGTAAAAGTTTTTCGGATCATTTAAATGAATTTTTAGCTGATTTTAGAACAATTGATGAAGATTTTTTCGATGATTTAGAAGAAACATTTATTTCTTCAGATGTAGGCTTTGAAATGACGTTAGCGATTACGGATGCTTTAAGAGATGAAGTTCGTTTACAAAATGCTAAAAATGCTCATGATGTCAAACAAGTTATTATTGAAAAAATGGTAGATATTTATGAAAAAGGTGAAGACAATTTAGCAACTTTAGCAAAAGCTGAAGGTAGACCAACGGTATTACTATTTGTCGGAGTAAATGGTGTTGGTAAAACAACTACGATTGGTAAAATTGCTTGGAGATTAAAACAAGAAGGTCATTCTGTATTATTAGCAGCGGGCGATACATTCCGTGCTGGAGCCATTCAACAATTAGAAATTTGGGGCGAACGTGTAGGTGTTCCAGTAGTTAGTGGTAAAGAAGGTGGAGATCCTTCTTCTGTTGTGTATGATGCCATTAAAAAAGCGAAAGCAGAAAATATCGATTATTTATTAATTGATACAGCTGGTCGTCTACAAAATAAAGTAAACTTAATGAAAGAATTAGAAAAAATGAACCGTATTATTTCTAGAGAAATCGAAAAGGGAGCAGATGAAACTTTATTAGTATTAGATGCGACAACTGGACAAAATGCTTTAGTTCAAGCAAAACAATTTAAAGAAACGATTGACGTGACAGGTTTGATTTTAACAAAATTAGATGGCACTGCAAAAGGTGGCGTAATTTTATCGATTCGTCATGAAATGAATATTCCTGTTAAATTTATTGGATTAGGGGAAAAAATGGACGATTTACAACCATTTGACTCAACACAGTTTATCTTCGGATTAGTGAAGGATTCGTTAAAATAG
- a CDS encoding Cof-type HAD-IIB family hydrolase: MIKVIALDLDGTLLTDDKKVTPENKKAIQLAKEQGVKIVLCTGRPLMSIYHLLEELELLGDDDFSINYNGGIIQKTKSQEILFKQGHSKDDMQYCYEEAYKVGLPLVMIDLERAYERTYPEGRPSIYPGLPHPIEFITKNPSEFEEIHVFYKAVLCIEESLLDEGIRQLPEAFFEKFNCMKSRTFLLEVVPKEVSKGTGLTHLAEILGITVEEIAACGDEENDLSMLTTVGFPVAMGNGSPKVKEVAKFITKTNEESGVAHAIYHILEQNKREREGVK, encoded by the coding sequence ATGATAAAAGTCATTGCACTAGACTTAGATGGAACATTACTAACAGATGATAAAAAAGTAACACCTGAAAATAAAAAAGCCATTCAACTGGCGAAAGAACAAGGAGTAAAAATTGTTCTTTGTACAGGTCGTCCTTTAATGAGTATATATCATTTATTAGAAGAATTAGAATTATTAGGTGATGATGATTTTTCTATCAATTACAATGGTGGAATTATTCAAAAAACAAAATCACAAGAAATTTTATTTAAACAAGGTCATTCAAAAGATGATATGCAATACTGCTATGAAGAAGCGTATAAAGTTGGCTTACCTCTTGTTATGATTGATTTAGAAAGAGCTTATGAAAGAACTTATCCGGAAGGAAGACCTTCTATTTATCCAGGCTTACCTCATCCAATTGAGTTCATTACAAAAAATCCATCGGAATTTGAAGAAATCCATGTGTTTTATAAGGCAGTGCTATGTATTGAAGAATCACTATTAGATGAAGGAATTCGTCAATTACCAGAAGCTTTCTTTGAAAAATTCAATTGTATGAAGTCACGTACTTTCTTATTAGAAGTAGTTCCAAAAGAAGTTTCTAAAGGAACAGGGTTAACGCATTTAGCTGAAATTTTAGGAATTACAGTAGAGGAAATTGCAGCTTGTGGAGACGAAGAAAATGATTTATCAATGCTAACAACTGTTGGATTCCCAGTAGCAATGGGAAATGGTTCTCCAAAAGTAAAAGAAGTGGCGAAATTCATTACGAAGACAAATGAAGAATCTGGGGTAGCTCATGCTATTTATCACATTTTAGAACAAAATAAACGTGAAAGAGAAGGAGTGAAATAA